A DNA window from Chryseobacterium sp. MEBOG06 contains the following coding sequences:
- a CDS encoding helix-turn-helix domain-containing protein, producing MKPLSKIVTEPAVEHSFFVKQVKGDCLCTEHFIRLSYNRILIVESGCGLLIVDGHSFEISGHEVFLLAKGQIYQFEQQSEINGYCISFGDCFWEKTPSSASNCKAVLFNNASANQRLNPNDLELNEFSFLCKALVADFESDQYTNQIDVMAAYLKIIMIKLANIKLVQEDLFDNQDYLIYRKFMEILGNQYHLFHAVNDYAEMLNITPRRLSELCKRCSNKSAKEIINGQITAEAKRLLQFSSYSVKEIAYKLNFNTSEQFSHFFKKNTKASPVSYRSHFMNIGTGA from the coding sequence ATGAAGCCGTTATCAAAAATTGTAACTGAACCCGCTGTAGAGCATTCCTTTTTTGTAAAGCAAGTGAAAGGAGACTGCCTGTGTACGGAACATTTTATAAGGCTGAGTTATAACCGGATTCTCATTGTAGAAAGTGGATGCGGATTGCTGATTGTAGACGGACATTCCTTTGAAATATCCGGACATGAAGTTTTTTTATTGGCGAAAGGGCAGATTTATCAGTTCGAACAACAATCTGAAATCAATGGATATTGTATTTCTTTTGGAGACTGCTTCTGGGAAAAGACACCTTCCAGTGCCAGCAACTGTAAAGCGGTCCTTTTTAACAATGCATCGGCTAATCAGCGTTTGAATCCTAATGATTTGGAATTGAATGAATTTTCATTCTTATGTAAAGCTTTAGTTGCAGATTTTGAATCCGATCAGTATACCAATCAGATTGATGTAATGGCAGCTTATCTGAAAATTATTATGATTAAACTGGCCAACATTAAACTGGTGCAGGAAGATCTATTCGACAATCAGGATTACCTTATTTATCGTAAGTTTATGGAAATTCTGGGCAATCAGTATCATCTGTTCCACGCTGTGAATGATTATGCAGAGATGCTGAATATTACCCCCAGAAGACTCAGTGAATTGTGTAAACGCTGCAGCAATAAAAGTGCAAAAGAAATTATTAACGGACAAATTACAGCAGAAGCTAAAAGACTGCTTCAGTTCAGTTCTTATTCTGTAAAAGAAATTGCTTATAAGCTTAATTTTAATACTTCAGAACAGTTCAGCCACTTTTTTAAGAAGAATACAAAGGCATCTCCTGTAAGCTATCGTAGTCATTTTATGAATATAGGTACTGGAGCCTGA